A window of Actinomadura rubteroloni contains these coding sequences:
- a CDS encoding MFS transporter has product MPETTLTPPAAPVAPPSGRRWLGVCVISLGVSLIIVDATIVGVLLPQMVDGLGLTTAGAEWITSVYSLVFAALLIPAGRAGDLFGRRRLFLLGTLVFTLASLGVATAQSGGALVAARAVQGVGASMIMPAALSTLNTLFTGRDRHVAFGIWGSILSGMAALGPLLGGALATGGGWRWAFWLNLPLGAALIAGAFALMPETRGRPATARGPLAEIDWTGGALSALGLGALVWGIIEGQTYGWWTAVAPHRGLSPVPVVLVLGTVLLTALLLVERARAAAGRPVMLDLALFRIPNFRHGNLASALINVGELGIVFVLPLFLLGVHGTSPVQISLALLPLALGAFLSGATAGRFGRRVGPHRIVQGGMALEVAAVLGLAVTLTPSTGGLGVAPWMLLYGVGLGLTAAQLTNVSLADVPPQRSGQASGTQSTARQIGAALGIALIGTVFATSLGRTVTARLADAGVPAARAAAVAHELRHSAGTSARDLHADPRRAAEARAADRALAAAARDASLVTAAILAGGLALSLRLRPSRPGRPEESA; this is encoded by the coding sequence GTGCCCGAGACGACCCTGACACCGCCCGCCGCCCCGGTCGCGCCGCCATCGGGCCGCCGCTGGCTCGGGGTGTGCGTCATCAGCCTGGGCGTGTCGCTGATCATCGTGGACGCCACGATCGTCGGCGTCCTCCTCCCCCAGATGGTGGACGGCCTCGGGCTCACCACGGCCGGCGCCGAGTGGATCACCTCGGTGTACTCGCTGGTGTTCGCGGCGCTGCTCATCCCGGCGGGCCGCGCGGGCGACCTGTTCGGCCGCCGCCGCCTGTTCCTGCTCGGGACGCTCGTCTTCACGCTCGCCAGCCTCGGCGTCGCCACCGCGCAGAGCGGCGGCGCGCTGGTCGCGGCGCGGGCCGTCCAGGGCGTCGGCGCGTCGATGATCATGCCGGCGGCCCTCTCCACGCTGAACACGCTGTTCACCGGACGCGACCGGCACGTCGCCTTCGGGATCTGGGGCTCGATCCTCAGCGGCATGGCCGCGCTCGGCCCGCTGCTCGGCGGCGCGCTCGCGACCGGCGGCGGCTGGCGCTGGGCGTTCTGGCTCAACCTCCCGCTCGGCGCCGCGCTGATCGCCGGGGCGTTCGCGCTCATGCCCGAGACGCGCGGCCGGCCCGCCACCGCGCGCGGCCCGCTCGCCGAGATCGACTGGACGGGCGGCGCGCTGTCGGCCCTCGGCCTCGGCGCGCTCGTCTGGGGCATCATCGAGGGCCAGACCTACGGCTGGTGGACGGCCGTCGCCCCGCACCGGGGCCTGTCGCCGGTACCGGTCGTGCTCGTCCTCGGCACCGTGCTGCTCACCGCGCTGTTGCTGGTGGAACGGGCCCGCGCGGCGGCCGGACGGCCCGTCATGCTCGACCTCGCGCTTTTCCGCATCCCGAACTTCCGGCACGGCAACCTGGCGTCCGCGCTGATCAACGTCGGCGAGCTGGGCATCGTGTTCGTCCTGCCGCTGTTCCTGCTCGGCGTCCACGGGACGTCCCCGGTCCAGATCAGCCTGGCGCTGCTGCCGCTCGCCCTCGGAGCGTTCCTGTCCGGCGCGACCGCCGGGCGCTTCGGCCGCCGCGTCGGCCCGCACCGCATCGTGCAGGGCGGCATGGCGCTGGAGGTCGCGGCCGTCCTCGGGCTCGCGGTGACGCTCACGCCGTCCACCGGCGGGCTCGGCGTCGCGCCCTGGATGCTGCTCTACGGCGTCGGCCTCGGGCTGACCGCCGCGCAGCTCACGAACGTGTCGCTCGCCGACGTGCCGCCGCAGCGGTCCGGGCAGGCGTCCGGGACGCAGTCCACGGCCCGGCAGATCGGCGCCGCGCTCGGCATCGCGCTCATCGGGACGGTCTTCGCCACGAGCCTCGGCCGGACGGTGACCGCGCGGCTCGCCGACGCGGGCGTCCCGGCCGCGCGGGCCGCCGCCGTCGCGCACGAGCTGCGGCACAGCGCCGGGACGTCCGCGCGGGACCTGCACGCCGACCCGCGCCGCGCCGCCGAGGCCCGCGCCGCCGACCGCGCCCTGGCCGCCGCCGCGCGGGACGCGTCCCTGGTCACGGCGGCGATCCTCGCGGGCGGCCTCGCCCTGTCGCTGCGGCTGCGTCCGAGCCGTCCCGGGCGTCCGGAAGAATCGGCGTAG
- a CDS encoding VOC family protein: protein MKVTHVVFDCNDLDVVARFWGALLDLETTRRDADWLDLEPLGDDGPVLSFQLVPEGKAVKNRVHLDLDVPDIAAAGERARALGATPASEPMGENPARPFQVWYDPEGNEFCLCTG, encoded by the coding sequence ATGAAGGTGACGCACGTGGTGTTCGACTGCAATGACCTGGACGTCGTGGCCCGGTTCTGGGGCGCGCTGCTGGACCTGGAGACGACCCGGCGCGACGCGGACTGGCTCGACCTGGAACCGCTCGGCGACGACGGCCCGGTGCTGTCGTTCCAGCTCGTCCCGGAGGGCAAGGCCGTCAAGAACCGCGTCCATCTGGACCTCGACGTGCCCGACATCGCGGCGGCGGGGGAGCGCGCCCGCGCGCTCGGCGCGACCCCGGCGAGCGAGCCGATGGGCGAGAACCCGGCCCGTCCGTTCCAGGTCTGGTACGACCCGGAGGGCAACGAGTTCTGCCTCTGCACCGGATGA
- a CDS encoding GNAT family N-acetyltransferase, whose translation MSQTPVRPDVGVRPARRADAAAIAEIQVRSWRDGYRELLPAAVLAEVTGDAARTAWRERWAESITGPPSPRHRVLVAVAEGLVTGFAAHGPAEDAGGDPSVAELLALHVDPLHTRAGHGSRLLSATADVLRDDGCTTLLTWAFEGDTIVRGFLVSAGWAPDGAARTLDMGEAVRQVRLHTAL comes from the coding sequence ATGTCCCAGACGCCCGTCCGGCCCGACGTGGGCGTGCGGCCCGCGCGCCGCGCCGACGCCGCCGCGATCGCGGAGATCCAGGTCCGGTCCTGGCGGGACGGCTACCGGGAGCTGCTGCCCGCCGCCGTCCTCGCCGAGGTGACCGGCGACGCGGCCCGGACGGCGTGGCGGGAGCGCTGGGCGGAGTCGATCACCGGTCCGCCGTCACCGCGCCACCGCGTGCTGGTCGCGGTCGCCGAGGGGCTCGTCACGGGGTTCGCGGCGCACGGCCCGGCCGAGGACGCGGGCGGCGACCCGTCCGTCGCCGAACTGCTCGCGCTCCACGTCGACCCGCTCCACACCCGTGCCGGGCACGGCAGCCGCCTGCTCTCCGCGACCGCCGACGTCCTGCGCGACGACGGCTGCACGACGCTGCTGACCTGGGCGTTCGAGGGCGACACGATCGTGCGCGGGTTCCTCGTCTCGGCGGGCTGGGCGCCCGACGGCGCGGCCCGGACGCTCGACATGGGCGAGGCCGTCCGCCAGGTCCGCCTGCACACGGCGCTCTGA
- a CDS encoding 1,4-dihydroxy-2-naphthoate polyprenyltransferase, producing the protein MATLSQWVAGSRPRTLPASLVPVVVGTGVAVGEDGAVWWRAALAAVVSLILQVGVNFSNDYSDGVRGTDADRVGPLRLVGSGVAKPKHVLAAALACFGIAAVAGLVLAAVTTWWLLLVGAFAILAAWFYTGGKRPYGYRAFGEISVFVFFGLVAVVGTAYVQLERLPAEAWAAAVPIGLLACAMLVANNVRDIPTDEIAGKRTLAVVLGDRNTRILYAICTALPYLFVVALAVVHPWALIALVSAPLSVPPTQKVLQGANGPFLIPVLGETGRLQIAYGALLAVGLAL; encoded by the coding sequence GTGGCCACGCTCTCCCAGTGGGTCGCCGGTTCGCGGCCCCGCACCCTCCCCGCCTCGCTCGTCCCCGTCGTCGTCGGAACCGGCGTCGCGGTGGGCGAGGACGGCGCCGTCTGGTGGCGTGCCGCGCTCGCGGCCGTCGTCTCGCTGATCCTCCAGGTCGGCGTGAACTTCTCCAACGACTACAGCGACGGCGTGCGCGGCACCGACGCCGACCGGGTCGGGCCGCTGCGGCTCGTCGGGTCGGGCGTCGCCAAGCCCAAGCACGTGCTCGCCGCCGCGCTGGCGTGCTTCGGGATCGCGGCCGTCGCGGGGCTCGTCCTCGCCGCCGTGACGACGTGGTGGCTGCTGCTCGTCGGCGCGTTCGCGATCCTCGCCGCGTGGTTCTACACCGGCGGCAAGCGGCCGTACGGTTACCGCGCGTTCGGCGAGATCTCGGTGTTCGTGTTCTTCGGGCTCGTCGCGGTCGTCGGGACGGCCTACGTCCAGCTCGAACGGCTGCCCGCCGAGGCGTGGGCGGCGGCGGTGCCGATCGGGCTGCTGGCGTGCGCGATGCTCGTCGCCAACAACGTCCGCGACATCCCGACCGACGAGATCGCGGGCAAGCGGACGCTCGCGGTCGTCCTCGGCGACCGCAACACCCGCATCCTCTACGCGATCTGCACCGCGCTGCCGTACCTGTTCGTGGTCGCGCTGGCCGTCGTCCACCCGTGGGCGCTGATCGCGCTGGTGTCGGCGCCGCTGTCGGTGCCGCCGACGCAGAAGGTGCTCCAGGGCGCGAACGGCCCGTTCCTCATCCCGGTGCTCGGCGAGACCGGCCGCCTCCAGATCGCCTACGGCGCGCTGCTCGCGGTCGGCCTCGCCCTCTGA
- a CDS encoding uracil-DNA glycosylase: MPLDLVESLPADWRARLEPLLDPISTAALSAFVEQEYAQQTVYPPREDLFSAFRHCAFDDARVLILGQDPYHGPGQAHGLSFSVREGVRLPPSLRNIYKELAADLDVPPATTGELVPWADQGVLLLNAVLTVRAGEAGSHAGKGWEDFTDAAIRALNDKPRRVVFVLWGAYARKKAKLITGPQHTVIESAHPSPLSAKEFFGTRPFSAVNKALADAGEPEIDWSL; the protein is encoded by the coding sequence ATGCCGCTCGACCTCGTCGAGTCCCTGCCCGCCGACTGGCGCGCACGGCTCGAACCGCTGCTCGACCCGATCTCCACCGCCGCGCTGAGCGCGTTCGTGGAGCAGGAGTACGCGCAGCAGACCGTCTACCCGCCGCGCGAGGACCTGTTCAGCGCGTTCCGGCACTGCGCGTTCGACGACGCCCGCGTGCTCATCCTCGGCCAGGACCCCTACCACGGGCCGGGGCAGGCGCACGGGCTCAGCTTCTCCGTCCGGGAGGGGGTGCGGCTGCCGCCGTCGCTGCGCAACATCTACAAGGAGCTGGCCGCCGACCTGGACGTCCCGCCCGCGACGACGGGCGAGCTGGTCCCCTGGGCCGACCAGGGCGTCCTGCTGCTCAACGCGGTGCTGACCGTCCGCGCGGGCGAAGCGGGCTCGCACGCGGGCAAGGGCTGGGAGGACTTCACCGACGCCGCGATCCGGGCGCTCAACGACAAGCCCCGGCGCGTCGTGTTCGTGCTGTGGGGCGCCTACGCGCGCAAGAAGGCCAAGCTGATCACCGGCCCGCAGCACACCGTGATCGAGTCGGCGCACCCGAGCCCGCTCAGCGCGAAGGAGTTCTTCGGGACGCGTCCGTTCAGCGCGGTCAACAAGGCGCTGGCCGACGCGGGCGAGCCCGAGATCGACTGGAGCCTCTGA
- a CDS encoding glycoside hydrolase family 18 protein, protein MRRRGERRRRILRGVAWAAVYALGMVLLVPSGAWMWWQRPPSASGTDVNALWARHQWVGETHTDAEYRSFADRLRRNRITDVYFHAGPFEADGTVPESLHRNAAALLAALRRYAPAVRAQAYLGQIRIVDGHGIIDLDDPNVRRNVLVTDKKFLDLGFAGIHYDFEPIYPDDTAFLTLLDDTRALTKTRGRLLSVAIEQKTLDDAAQPIFKALLPRTGRFHYPPRPTATFLRAVADRADQVAIMAYDTQLPTKSLVGLHFAKHAQWTLDLIGDRTTVFLGVPTYRPATGWAEDLPTALRGIRKGIDALDRRPRRPFGVGIYADWTTAEKDWRTYEREWPGEKRAEHRPIEQS, encoded by the coding sequence ATGCGGCGACGGGGGGAACGGCGCCGGCGGATCCTGCGCGGCGTCGCCTGGGCCGCCGTGTACGCGCTCGGGATGGTGCTGCTCGTCCCGTCCGGCGCGTGGATGTGGTGGCAGAGGCCGCCGTCCGCGTCGGGTACCGACGTGAACGCTTTGTGGGCGCGCCACCAGTGGGTGGGGGAGACGCACACCGACGCCGAGTACCGATCGTTCGCCGACCGACTCCGCCGCAACCGCATCACCGACGTCTACTTCCACGCGGGCCCGTTCGAGGCGGACGGCACCGTCCCCGAATCCCTTCACCGCAACGCCGCGGCCCTGCTGGCGGCGCTGCGCCGCTACGCGCCGGCCGTCCGGGCGCAGGCGTACCTCGGCCAGATCCGGATCGTGGACGGCCACGGAATCATCGACCTGGACGACCCGAACGTCCGCAGGAACGTCCTCGTGACGGACAAGAAGTTCCTGGACCTGGGCTTCGCCGGCATCCACTACGACTTCGAGCCGATCTACCCCGACGACACCGCGTTCCTGACCCTCCTGGACGACACGCGGGCGCTGACCAAGACCAGGGGACGGCTCCTGTCGGTGGCGATCGAGCAGAAGACACTGGACGACGCCGCGCAGCCGATCTTCAAGGCCCTGCTCCCGCGCACGGGCCGCTTCCACTACCCGCCCCGTCCGACGGCGACGTTCCTCCGCGCGGTGGCCGATCGCGCCGACCAGGTCGCCATCATGGCCTACGACACGCAACTTCCGACGAAATCCCTGGTCGGACTGCATTTCGCGAAACACGCGCAATGGACCCTCGACCTGATCGGCGACCGTACGACCGTGTTCCTGGGCGTCCCGACCTACCGGCCCGCGACCGGCTGGGCGGAGGACCTCCCGACGGCCCTGAGGGGCATAAGAAAGGGAATTGACGCCCTGGACAGGCGGCCGCGCAGGCCGTTCGGCGTGGGCATCTACGCCGACTGGACGACAGCAGAGAAAGATTGGCGAACGTACGAACGAGAATGGCCGGGCGAGAAACGCGCAGAACACCGGCCGATAGAGCAGAGCTGA
- a CDS encoding aminotransferase-like domain-containing protein, which translates to MKNDSSGASLAAALRVEIRALRPGARLPSSRALMERHRVSPVTVTRAIGQLAAEGLVVTRPGSGAFVAERPRPRADPPDFGWQAVALGDRTVDASTVRELVSPVPDGMIRLSGGYLHASLQPSRALATAMGRAARRPDAWEAPPPAGLAGLRTWFARATGPDLTPDDVTVTGGGQQSLATVLRALLPPGSPLLVESPTYPGVLALARTIGLQPVPVPVDADGLRPDLLAEAFGVTGARAVYCQPTLHNPTGAVMPSARRERVLAVARAAGAFVVEDDYARHFVTEPVPPPLVTADTEGRVVHIASLTKVTAPSVRIAGVIARGPVAERIRSAQLVTDFFPARPLQEAVLELVGSPGWTRHLAAVGTALTARRDALLTAVARELGAAPRRPSGGLHAWVPLPAGTDDRAVAEAAARAGVRVSAGRPYFPAEADGPHARLSWGAAASEAEIAEGVRRFAGVLA; encoded by the coding sequence ATGAAAAACGATAGCAGTGGGGCGTCCCTCGCCGCAGCGCTGCGGGTGGAGATCCGCGCGCTGCGTCCGGGCGCCCGGCTGCCGTCGAGCCGCGCGCTGATGGAACGGCACCGCGTCAGCCCGGTCACGGTGACGCGGGCGATCGGGCAGCTCGCCGCCGAGGGCCTGGTCGTGACCCGGCCGGGCAGCGGCGCGTTCGTCGCCGAGCGGCCCCGGCCGCGCGCCGACCCGCCCGACTTCGGCTGGCAGGCCGTCGCGCTCGGCGACCGGACGGTCGACGCGAGCACCGTCCGCGAGCTGGTCAGCCCCGTCCCGGACGGCATGATCCGGCTCAGCGGCGGCTATCTGCACGCCTCGCTCCAGCCGTCCCGCGCGCTCGCGACCGCGATGGGCCGCGCCGCGCGGCGCCCGGACGCCTGGGAGGCGCCTCCGCCCGCCGGGCTCGCCGGGCTGCGGACGTGGTTCGCCCGCGCCACCGGCCCCGACCTCACGCCCGACGACGTGACCGTCACCGGCGGCGGGCAGCAATCGCTGGCGACCGTGCTGCGGGCGCTGCTGCCGCCGGGGTCGCCGCTGCTGGTCGAGTCCCCGACGTATCCGGGCGTGCTGGCGCTCGCGCGGACGATCGGGCTCCAGCCGGTGCCGGTCCCGGTCGACGCCGACGGCCTGCGCCCGGACCTGCTCGCCGAGGCGTTCGGCGTGACGGGCGCGCGGGCGGTCTACTGCCAGCCGACGCTGCACAACCCGACGGGCGCGGTCATGCCGTCGGCGCGGCGGGAGCGGGTGCTCGCGGTGGCGCGGGCGGCCGGGGCGTTCGTCGTGGAGGACGACTACGCGCGGCATTTCGTCACCGAGCCCGTCCCGCCGCCGCTGGTCACCGCCGACACCGAGGGACGCGTCGTCCACATCGCGTCGCTGACCAAGGTCACCGCGCCGAGCGTGCGGATCGCCGGGGTCATCGCGCGGGGGCCGGTCGCCGAGCGGATCCGGTCGGCGCAGCTCGTCACCGACTTCTTCCCGGCGCGTCCGCTCCAGGAGGCGGTGCTGGAGCTGGTCGGCTCGCCGGGCTGGACGCGGCATCTCGCGGCCGTCGGCACGGCGCTGACGGCCCGCCGCGACGCGCTGCTCACGGCCGTCGCGCGCGAACTCGGGGCCGCGCCGCGCCGTCCGTCCGGCGGGCTGCACGCCTGGGTGCCGCTGCCCGCCGGGACCGACGACCGCGCGGTCGCCGAGGCCGCGGCGCGCGCCGGCGTGCGGGTCAGCGCGGGACGCCCCTACTTCCCGGCCGAGGCCGACGGCCCGCACGCGCGGCTGAGCTGGGGCGCGGCGGCGTCGGAGGCCGAGATCGCCGAGGGCGTGCGGCGGTTCGCGGGCGTGCTGGCCTGA
- a CDS encoding CGNR zinc finger domain-containing protein, protein MTATDAALLLRDFVNTLDAETGTDELAAPDRLTAWLRSQNLLPPGTAAGPADLRTAVALREGLRDALRAHHDGAAPGRGLDAVLAGLPLRVAVPGDADPVLVPVGDGAATALARLAAAVMAAVAGGTWQRLKICPACAWAFLDTSRNRSRTWCSMRVCGNRTKTRAYRARRAAPDETAPPRR, encoded by the coding sequence ATGACGGCCACCGACGCCGCGCTCCTGCTGCGGGACTTCGTCAACACGCTCGACGCCGAGACCGGCACCGACGAGCTGGCCGCCCCCGACCGGCTCACCGCCTGGCTGCGCTCCCAGAACCTCCTTCCGCCGGGCACCGCCGCCGGGCCCGCCGACCTGCGCACCGCCGTCGCGCTCCGCGAGGGCCTGCGCGACGCGCTGCGCGCCCACCACGACGGCGCGGCGCCGGGACGCGGGCTCGACGCCGTCCTCGCGGGCCTGCCGCTGCGCGTCGCGGTGCCCGGCGACGCGGATCCGGTGCTGGTTCCGGTCGGCGACGGCGCCGCCACCGCGCTCGCCCGCCTCGCCGCCGCCGTCATGGCCGCGGTCGCGGGCGGCACCTGGCAACGGCTCAAGATCTGCCCGGCGTGCGCGTGGGCATTCTTGGACACGTCCCGGAACCGGTCCCGGACGTGGTGCTCGATGCGGGTGTGCGGCAACCGCACCAAGACCCGCGCCTACCGCGCCCGCCGCGCCGCTCCGGACGAGACCGCGCCGCCCCGCCGCTAG
- a CDS encoding substrate-binding domain-containing protein → MPDSPRRRRTALVLLLCGLSWAAQGCESSGPTTLTVFATSSLTEVFGELGARYGQTHPGVRIDARFGASADVAGRVADREPADLLVTGDETALDAAENRLTGRRRVIARTGLTIAVAPGNPRRLQGLADLARPGLRVVVGAAVTPVGRYARQVFTRSGVPVRWTAEEVGSRAVLDRVRSGIADAGLVYVTDLRSAGAAADSVPIPAADNVVAAFAASVVKGDHEDGAAAFLTWLTGADAARLFAEYGFSPPGTVR, encoded by the coding sequence ATGCCGGATTCCCCCCGCCGTCGCCGGACCGCCCTCGTCCTGCTGCTCTGCGGGCTCTCCTGGGCCGCGCAGGGGTGCGAGTCTTCGGGGCCGACGACGCTGACCGTGTTCGCGACGTCGTCGCTCACCGAGGTGTTCGGCGAGCTGGGCGCGCGGTACGGGCAGACGCATCCGGGCGTCAGGATCGACGCCCGGTTCGGCGCGTCGGCCGACGTCGCCGGGCGGGTCGCCGACCGCGAGCCCGCCGACCTGCTCGTCACCGGCGACGAGACCGCGCTGGACGCCGCCGAGAACCGGCTCACCGGCCGCCGCCGCGTCATCGCGCGCACGGGCCTGACGATCGCCGTCGCGCCCGGGAACCCCCGCCGCCTCCAGGGCCTCGCCGACCTGGCCCGGCCGGGGCTGCGCGTGGTCGTCGGCGCGGCCGTGACGCCGGTCGGACGGTACGCGCGGCAGGTGTTCACCCGGTCCGGCGTGCCGGTGCGGTGGACGGCCGAGGAGGTCGGCTCCCGGGCCGTCCTGGACCGCGTCCGCTCCGGCATAGCCGACGCCGGGCTCGTCTACGTCACCGACCTGCGCTCGGCGGGCGCGGCGGCCGACAGCGTGCCGATCCCGGCGGCCGACAACGTCGTCGCGGCCTTCGCCGCGTCGGTCGTCAAAGGCGACCATGAGGACGGCGCGGCGGCGTTCCTCACCTGGCTGACCGGCGCGGACGCGGCACGCCTGTTCGCCGAGTACGGCTTCTCACCGCCCGGCACCGTCCGCTGA
- a CDS encoding DMT family transporter gives MRNDDSATDDGRIAVTGTGLAALGVLAFSFTFPANVLALDGLPPALIGVGRCAVAALPAGLLLLAVPGPAPRRGDWAGLLVVVGGVLLGYPVLTSLALAHGSSSAHAAVIIGLLPGATAVCALVRGGERPSRAFWLAAAAGAACVTGFALVRGGGGLGGADLLLLAALLVGAAGYAEGGRIARTLGGPRVISWALVLAAPVALPATFAMLAGTGPHWTGRTVAGFAYLAFGSSFLGFFAWYAGMARTGIARAGQVQLVQPLLTLAWSALLLGEHVDALTAGVAVAVLVCVGATQRARIRRAPVPVPAERLDVAA, from the coding sequence ATGAGAAATGATGATAGCGCTACCGACGACGGCCGGATAGCGGTCACCGGGACCGGCCTCGCCGCGCTCGGCGTCCTCGCGTTCTCCTTCACGTTCCCGGCCAACGTCCTCGCCCTGGACGGGCTGCCGCCCGCGCTCATCGGCGTCGGCCGCTGCGCCGTCGCGGCCCTGCCCGCCGGGCTGCTGCTGCTCGCCGTCCCCGGCCCGGCGCCCCGGCGCGGCGACTGGGCGGGCCTGCTCGTCGTCGTGGGCGGCGTCCTGCTCGGCTACCCGGTGCTGACCTCGCTCGCGCTCGCCCACGGCTCGTCCAGCGCGCACGCCGCCGTCATCATCGGGCTGCTGCCCGGCGCGACCGCCGTGTGCGCGCTCGTGCGCGGCGGCGAGCGGCCCTCGCGCGCGTTCTGGCTCGCCGCGGCGGCGGGCGCGGCCTGCGTCACCGGATTCGCGCTGGTCCGGGGCGGCGGCGGGCTCGGCGGCGCCGACCTGCTGCTGCTCGCGGCGCTGCTCGTCGGCGCCGCCGGATACGCCGAGGGCGGCCGGATCGCGCGCACGCTCGGCGGCCCGCGCGTCATCTCCTGGGCGCTCGTCCTCGCCGCGCCCGTCGCGCTCCCGGCGACGTTCGCGATGCTCGCCGGCACCGGCCCGCACTGGACCGGACGCACCGTCGCCGGGTTCGCCTACCTGGCGTTCGGCTCGTCGTTCCTCGGCTTCTTCGCCTGGTACGCGGGGATGGCGCGGACGGGCATCGCGCGCGCCGGGCAGGTCCAACTCGTCCAGCCGCTGCTGACGCTGGCGTGGTCGGCGCTGCTGCTCGGGGAGCACGTGGACGCGCTGACGGCGGGGGTCGCGGTCGCGGTGCTGGTGTGCGTCGGGGCCACGCAGCGGGCGCGGATCCGGCGGGCGCCCGTCCCCGTCCCGGCGGAACGGCTCGACGTCGCCGCCTGA